The following proteins are encoded in a genomic region of Asterias amurensis chromosome 5, ASM3211899v1:
- the LOC139937320 gene encoding neuromedin-U receptor 2-like has translation MGVEISLQVIQTCAGIVGVVGNTLVCVVINRVKPMHTLTNSLIFNQAVIDLLGSLLTLVTANVGVPHPLSGWSGELYCRVWESKFFIWAFFASSTFSLTALTLERYFAIIFPFLYKRWFSKTMVALIITAVWVLGCVSSIYNLTYIVFDGHDSCVSVTHENSQVVGTMLFLFEYAIPLGVMLYAYIHITIVLKRSVRRIGGEGNVVTTVHHQQEASAGGGQAASLVRARKNVFKTLFIVFCCFAICWTPNKIIFFMFNFGWPLDFNGALYVISVALVVSNSAINPIIYAIKYRQFRRGFCIMVGRARLSDNCDVFLNTTG, from the coding sequence ATGGGTGTCGAAATCTCTCTGCAAGTGATACAGACTTGTGCTGGCATCGTAGGAGTAGTTGGAAACACATTGGTTTGTGTAGTCATTAATCGTGTAAAGCCAATGCATACTCTGACCAATAGCTTGATCTTCAACCAGGCAGTTATCGATCTACTGGGTTCACTCTTAACCCTGGTAACTGCTAACGTCGGGGTTCCTCATCCGCTCTCGGGCTGGAGTGGTGAGCTGTATTGCCGAGTATGGGAGTCCAAATTCTTCATCTGGGCTTTCTTCGCATCTTCGACCTTCAGCCTCACTGCTCTGACTCTGGAAAGATACTTTGCTATTATATTTCCATTTTTATACAAGAGATGGTTTAGTAAAACAATGGTTGCTCTGATCATCACGGCAGTGTGGGTTTTAGGATGCGTCAGTTCGATCTACAACTTAACGTACATAGTTTTCGACGGCCACGATTCGTGTGTTTCGGTGACTCACGAGAACTCCCAGGTTGTAGGCACCATGTTGTTTTTGTTCGAGTACGCCATTCCACTAGGTGTAATGCTGTATGCCTACATTCACATTACTATCGTGTTGAAGAGAAGTGTTCGTCGCATTGGAGGGGAGGGTAACGTTGTAACCACCGTCCATCACCAGCAGGAAGCCTCCGCCGGTGGCGGCCAGGCAGCCTCTCTCGTCCGTGCTCGCAAGAACGTCTTCAAGACGCTCTTCATAGTATTCTGCTGCTTCGCGATATGCTGGACACCAAACAAGATTATTTTCTTCATGTTTAACTTTGGCTGGCCGCTGGACTTCAACGGGGCTCTGTATGTGATATCCGTGGCACTGGTAGTCTCCAACTCAGCGATCAACCCCATCATTTACGCCATCAAGTACCGTCAGTTTAGGCGGGGTTTTTGTATTATGGTGGGTCGCGCACGCCTCTCAGATAACTGTGACGTGTTTTTAAATACCACCGGCTGA